In the genome of Ammospiza nelsoni isolate bAmmNel1 chromosome 7, bAmmNel1.pri, whole genome shotgun sequence, one region contains:
- the CALCRL gene encoding calcitonin gene-related peptide type 1 receptor yields the protein MTKIWITFLLLFSLVTMFFATASPAEGQQNSSMDFAQLSVTRNKIMTAQYECYQKIMQDPIHKKEGPYCNRTWDGWLCWSDVAAGTVSVQRCPDYFQDFNPSEKVTKICDPNGNWFRHPESNRTWTNYTQCNSYTHEKVKTALNLYYLAIIGHGLSIVSLLISLGIFFYFKSLSCQRITLHKNLFFSFVCNSVVTIISLTAVANNQELVATNPVSCKVSQFIYLYLMGCNYFWMLCEGIYLHTLIVVAVFAEKQHLMWYYLLGWGFPLIPACIHAVARSLYYNDNCWISSDTHLLYIIHGPICAALLVNLFFLLNIVRVLITKLKDTHKAESNLYMKAVRATLILVPLLGIEFVLFPWRPEGRIAEEVYDYVMHILMHYQGLLVATIFCFFNGEVQAVLRRHWNQYKIQFEHSFSHSDAMRTASYTVSTISDVQGYGYGHDCAGEHLNGKGYHDMDSVALKTEKLYG from the exons atgacaaaaatctGGATCACatttttgctgctcttttcatTGGTTACTATG TTCTTTGCTACTGCTTCTcctgctgagggacagcagAACTCCTCAATGGACTTTGCCCAGCTGAGTGTTACACGGAATAAAATCATGACAGCACAGTATGAATGCTACCAGAAGATCATGCAAGACCCTATTCACAAGAAAGAAG GTCCTTACTGCAACAGGACCTGGGATGGCTGGTTGTGCTGGAGTGACGTTGCTGCGGGAACCGTGTCGGTGCAGCGCTGTCCTGACTACTTTCAGGATTTCAACCCATCAG AAAAAGTTACGAagatctgtgatccaaatggGAATTGGTTCAGACACCCAGAAAGCAACAGGACCTGGACAAACTACACCCAGTGCAATAGCTATACTCATGAAAAAGTGAAG ACTGCTCTGAACTTGTATTACTTGGCCATCATCGGACATGGACTTTCAATTGTATCACTTCTGATTTCTCTTGgcatattcttttattttaa gagCTTGAGCTGCCAAAGGATTACCCTgcataaaaatctgtttttctcttttgtttgcaaCTCTGTTGTAACAATAATTTCACTGACGGCCGTTGCCAACAACCAGGAGTTAGTTGCAACCAACCCA GTTAGTTGCAAAGTGTCACAGTTCATCTACCTGTACCTGATGGGTTGCAACTACTTTTGGATGCTGTGTGAAGGCATTTACCTGCACACACTGATTGTGGTGGCTGTTTTTGCTGAGAAGCAGCACTTGATGTGGTATTACCTTCTTGGCTGGG GTTTTCCACTGATCCCTGCCTGCATACATGCTGTTGCAAGAAGCTTATATTATAATGACAA tTGTTGGATCAGCTCTGATACTCATCTGCTTTACATCATCCATGGCCCTATTTGTGCTGCTCTCTTG GTGaaccttttcttcctgctgaaCATCGTTCGTGTTCTCATAACCAAGCTGAAAGACACCCACAAGGCTGAGTCCAACCTGTACATGAAGGCAGTGAGAGCCACCCTGATTCTTGTCCCTCTCCTTGGCATCGAGTTTGTGCTGTTCCCGTGGCGGCCCGAGGGCAGGATCGCAGAGGAGGTGTACGACTACGTCATGCACATCCTCATGCACTACCAg gGTCTACTGGTGGCTACAATATTCTGCTTCTTCAATGGCGAG gtgcaggcagtgctgaggaGACACTGGAACCAGTACAAGATCCAGTTTGAGCACAGTTTCAGCCACTCGGACGCCATGCGCACGGCCTCCTACACCGTGTCCACCATCAGCGACGTGCAGGGCTACGGCTACGGCCATGACTGCGCCGGCGAGCACCTCAATGGAAAGGGCTACCACGACATGGACAGCGTGGCTCTCAAGACTGAGAAGCTCTATGGCTGA